The Metabacillus sediminilitoris genome window below encodes:
- the sda gene encoding sporulation histidine kinase inhibitor Sda, translating into MRFSTLSDKTLLKSYHEASKLQVCEDFIKMLEKEIDARGLSLLKPTNKIK; encoded by the coding sequence TTGAGATTTTCAACTTTGTCAGACAAAACACTTTTAAAAAGCTATCATGAGGCAAGCAAATTGCAAGTTTGTGAAGATTTTATAAAAATGCTAGAAAAAGAAATAGATGCAAGAGGACTTTCTTTGCTTAAACCAACCAACAAAATAAAATAA
- a CDS encoding ribonucleotide-diphosphate reductase subunit beta — MQNITLNKRKIMDANAPNRSTAIINGESSNVLNWDDVAYPWAYPRYKKMLANFWTPFEINMAQDIKQYPALTNDEKEAFLKIIGLLALLDSIQTDYAGKVADYITDSSINALMIILAQQEVIHNHSYSYVLSSLVPKQTQDEVFEYWRNEPVLKKRNDFVTSGYQEFAEQPTVEHLLKSIVYDVILEGLFFYSGFAFFYNLARNQKMVATSTMINYINRDEQLHVDLFVQIFKEVLNQYPEYATDELAAFVKDTFIQAAELEIEWGKFIIGNKMDGLNMQDIEDYIKFYANVRCHQLGYERPFEGYRTNPLKWIKAYEEVDLGKSDFFEQKSRQYTKVNHVDNGFDDL; from the coding sequence ATGCAGAACATAACCTTGAACAAACGTAAAATTATGGACGCTAATGCACCAAACCGCTCAACGGCAATCATCAATGGTGAAAGCTCCAATGTATTAAACTGGGATGATGTTGCTTACCCATGGGCATATCCACGCTATAAAAAAATGCTCGCTAATTTCTGGACTCCCTTTGAAATCAATATGGCACAAGATATAAAACAATACCCAGCCTTAACAAATGATGAAAAAGAAGCTTTTTTGAAAATAATCGGACTGCTTGCTCTACTTGATAGTATTCAAACTGATTATGCTGGAAAAGTTGCAGATTATATTACGGACTCAAGCATCAATGCACTAATGATCATTCTTGCCCAGCAGGAAGTTATTCACAATCATTCTTATTCATATGTTCTATCGAGCCTTGTTCCTAAACAAACTCAAGATGAAGTTTTTGAGTACTGGCGAAATGAACCTGTTTTAAAGAAACGAAATGACTTTGTAACTAGTGGCTACCAAGAGTTTGCGGAACAACCGACAGTTGAACATTTATTAAAATCAATTGTTTATGATGTCATATTAGAAGGACTCTTCTTTTATTCAGGTTTTGCCTTCTTCTACAACCTTGCACGTAATCAAAAAATGGTCGCGACAAGTACGATGATTAACTATATTAATCGTGATGAACAACTTCATGTCGACTTGTTTGTGCAAATCTTTAAAGAAGTTTTAAACCAATATCCGGAATATGCAACAGACGAGCTTGCTGCTTTTGTTAAGGATACATTCATCCAAGCAGCTGAATTAGAGATCGAGTGGGGAAAATTTATTATTGGTAATAAAATGGATGGATTAAATATGCAGGATATCGAGGATTATATTAAATTTTATGCAAATGTTCGCTGTCATCAACTAGGATATGAACGACCTTTTGAAGGCTATCGCACAAATCCTCTTAAATGGATAAAAGCATATGAGGAAGTAGATTTAGGAAAATCAGATTTCTTTGAACAAAAATCCAGACAATATACAAAAGTAAATCATGTTGATAATGGATTTGATGATTTATAA
- a CDS encoding ribonucleoside-diphosphate reductase subunit alpha, translating to MSTTATPIIIDDNQEQEAFDTNKLTSFIKNIHQLFPSLQIDDYLIRIENTILQRDSYTSEQLTNLLILEGLANINEHEPEWTYFCAQIYLSKLYKEAAKNRGYDKEHKYGSFTHLIKTLVSKGLYHSKLLEQYSREEIDQIGTFIQPENDRLFTYIGLRTLADRYLTRDFSKKIYELPQERFLIIAMTLMAGETKEHRLELIKQAYWAMSNLYMTVATPTLSNAGKPIGQLSSCFIDTIDDSLQGIFDSNTDIANLSKSGGGIGAYLGKIRSRGSDIKGFKGVSSGVIPWMKQLNNTAVSVDQLGQRKGAIAVYLDVWHKDIFSFLDAKLNNGDERMRTHDLFTGVCIPDVFMEQVEARGDWYLFDPHEVRKVMGYSIEDFYDEEKGNGSFREKYWECVNNESLTKEKVPAIEMMKRIMISQLEAGTPYMFYRDEVNRQNANSHQGMIYCSNLCTEITQNQSPTTVEEQYTEDGKIITVKTPGDFVVCNLSSINLAKAVMDDVLEKLIPIQVRMLDNVIDLNTIPVLQAKLTNEKYRAIGLGTFGWNHLLALKQIKWEHEEAVQFADKLYEKIAFLTIQASMELSKEKGAYSVFKGSDWETGTYFEKRGYSSAESQLDWNSLSEAVKSYGIRNGYLMAVAPNASTSIIAGSTASIDPIFQKVYSEEKKDYKIPVTVPDLNPTTTWFYKSAYFIDQHWSIKQNAARQHHIDQSISFNLYVQNTIKAKDLLNLHLSAWREGLKTTYYVRSTSSTIEECDSCAS from the coding sequence ATGAGTACAACTGCTACACCTATAATCATTGATGATAATCAAGAACAAGAAGCATTTGACACGAACAAACTTACATCATTTATTAAAAACATACATCAGCTTTTCCCTTCACTTCAAATAGACGATTATTTAATTCGAATCGAAAACACTATTCTCCAAAGGGATTCGTATACGTCTGAACAACTCACAAATTTACTGATATTAGAAGGTTTAGCAAATATTAATGAACATGAGCCTGAATGGACTTACTTTTGCGCTCAAATTTACTTATCAAAGCTTTATAAAGAAGCGGCTAAAAATCGAGGTTATGACAAAGAGCATAAATATGGAAGCTTCACACATCTTATTAAAACGCTTGTTTCAAAGGGTCTTTACCATTCAAAACTTCTAGAGCAGTATTCAAGAGAGGAAATTGATCAGATAGGCACCTTTATTCAACCGGAAAATGACCGACTGTTTACATATATTGGTCTTCGCACATTAGCAGATCGCTATTTAACACGCGATTTTTCAAAGAAAATCTATGAGCTTCCACAAGAACGGTTTTTAATCATTGCGATGACATTGATGGCTGGCGAGACGAAAGAACATCGACTAGAGCTTATCAAACAAGCTTACTGGGCAATGAGTAATCTTTATATGACAGTAGCAACCCCGACACTATCAAATGCTGGCAAGCCTATTGGACAATTATCCAGCTGTTTCATTGATACGATTGATGATAGTTTACAAGGAATTTTTGATAGTAATACGGATATTGCTAATTTATCTAAATCGGGCGGCGGGATAGGCGCGTACCTTGGAAAAATTCGCAGCCGCGGCAGTGATATTAAAGGTTTTAAAGGTGTTTCATCTGGCGTCATTCCATGGATGAAACAACTCAACAACACAGCAGTCAGCGTTGATCAACTAGGCCAGCGTAAAGGTGCGATTGCCGTATACTTAGATGTTTGGCACAAAGATATCTTCTCTTTCCTAGATGCCAAGCTAAACAATGGTGACGAACGGATGCGTACACATGACTTATTTACAGGTGTTTGCATACCAGATGTTTTTATGGAGCAGGTTGAAGCTCGTGGCGATTGGTATCTCTTTGATCCACATGAAGTCCGCAAAGTGATGGGATATAGCATCGAGGACTTCTACGATGAAGAAAAAGGAAATGGCAGCTTCCGTGAAAAGTACTGGGAGTGCGTTAACAATGAATCACTAACAAAAGAAAAAGTTCCAGCAATTGAAATGATGAAACGTATCATGATTAGCCAATTGGAAGCTGGTACACCATATATGTTTTATCGTGATGAAGTAAATAGACAAAATGCAAACTCACATCAAGGCATGATTTACTGCAGTAATCTCTGCACGGAAATTACGCAAAATCAGAGCCCGACTACTGTTGAAGAGCAATACACAGAGGATGGAAAAATTATTACAGTAAAAACACCAGGTGATTTTGTTGTCTGTAACCTCTCTTCTATTAACCTTGCAAAAGCAGTAATGGATGATGTATTAGAAAAACTCATTCCGATTCAAGTAAGAATGCTAGACAATGTTATTGATTTAAATACAATTCCTGTGCTTCAAGCAAAATTAACAAATGAGAAATACCGCGCAATCGGTCTTGGCACATTTGGCTGGAATCATTTATTAGCTCTCAAACAAATTAAATGGGAGCATGAAGAGGCCGTTCAATTTGCAGATAAACTATATGAAAAAATTGCCTTTCTCACCATTCAAGCAAGTATGGAGCTTTCGAAAGAAAAAGGTGCATATTCTGTTTTCAAAGGCTCTGATTGGGAAACTGGAACATACTTCGAAAAAAGAGGCTATTCCTCAGCTGAAAGCCAATTAGATTGGAATTCACTATCAGAGGCAGTTAAATCATACGGAATTCGCAACGGTTATTTAATGGCTGTCGCACCAAATGCATCAACATCGATCATTGCTGGAAGTACGGCCAGCATCGATCCGATTTTCCAAAAAGTATACTCTGAAGAAAAGAAAGATTACAAAATTCCAGTAACAGTACCTGACTTAAATCCAACAACTACTTGGTTTTATAAATCAGCTTATTTTATTGACCAGCACTGGAGCATCAAACAGAATGCAGCAAGACAACACCATATCGACCAGTCGATTTCCTTTAATTTATACGTACAAAACACAATCAAAGCAAAAGACTTATTAAACCTCCATCTATCAGCATGGAGAGAAGGTTTGAAAACAACCTACTATGTACGCTCAACATCTAGCACTATTGAAGAATGCGATTCTTGCGCTAGTTAA
- the nhaC gene encoding Na+/H+ antiporter NhaC: protein MTKTKGHFLFRETIFILLLILAIIITSLFVFKIEPHFALVNCIVIITFLGLLKRISWKELEEGMVKGIQSGIQPIIVLALIGTLIGAWMSSGTIPTVMVYALTIINPAYLLITSLFSCMLISSLVGSSFTTVSTVGVALMGAGIAVGLPVEWVAGAVISGACFGDKMSPMSDTTNFASGVSKVEIFTHIRHMTKTTIPSIVLTIVIFFILSRIASIDTKALTEMANMITIIEDHIQISSITLLSPLLVIILAIRQVPVIPSLIFGIITAGITSVGLQGISIGEFLTTLQYGTSFPIENEQVANMMNRGGLQSMMWSISLILIAFAFGGLLDSLQIIPTLLNGMITRVKSKGQLILTTASSSFAVNLLTGEQYLSILIPGQSFKGLYDKMNIDRKYMSRTLEDAGTLINPLIPWGVSGAFFAQTLGVPVLSYLPFVFFLYLSPLFSILFGFLSNKKTQA, encoded by the coding sequence ATGACAAAAACGAAGGGTCATTTTCTATTTAGAGAAACAATTTTCATCTTATTGCTTATTTTAGCCATCATTATTACTAGTTTATTTGTTTTTAAAATAGAACCACATTTTGCTCTTGTTAATTGTATTGTGATTATCACATTTCTCGGTTTATTAAAGCGCATTTCTTGGAAAGAGCTAGAAGAAGGAATGGTTAAAGGTATTCAAAGTGGTATACAGCCAATCATCGTTCTTGCCTTGATTGGAACTTTAATTGGTGCATGGATGAGTAGCGGAACCATTCCGACCGTTATGGTTTATGCGTTAACAATCATAAATCCAGCCTACCTTCTCATTACTTCTTTATTTTCCTGTATGCTTATATCAAGCCTTGTCGGAAGTTCCTTTACTACGGTAAGTACTGTCGGAGTGGCGCTAATGGGTGCAGGCATTGCAGTTGGCTTACCAGTAGAATGGGTTGCTGGTGCTGTCATTTCAGGTGCTTGTTTTGGTGATAAAATGTCTCCCATGTCAGATACAACAAATTTTGCATCAGGTGTCTCAAAGGTAGAAATTTTCACCCATATTCGCCATATGACAAAAACAACAATTCCTAGTATTGTGTTAACAATTGTGATCTTTTTTATACTTAGTCGAATCGCTTCTATTGATACAAAAGCACTTACAGAAATGGCAAATATGATAACGATCATAGAAGATCATATTCAAATAAGCAGTATTACTTTATTATCACCATTATTGGTGATCATACTCGCTATTCGACAAGTTCCCGTTATTCCATCATTAATCTTTGGTATCATTACAGCAGGTATCACATCAGTAGGTCTTCAAGGAATAAGCATCGGTGAATTTCTAACAACTTTACAATATGGAACATCCTTTCCAATTGAAAACGAACAAGTGGCAAACATGATGAACCGGGGTGGACTGCAATCAATGATGTGGTCGATTTCTCTCATATTGATCGCTTTTGCTTTTGGAGGTCTTCTAGATTCATTACAAATTATTCCTACTCTATTAAACGGAATGATTACCCGAGTAAAATCGAAAGGACAACTAATTCTTACAACTGCCTCCTCATCTTTTGCTGTAAATCTTTTAACTGGTGAACAATATTTATCAATCCTTATCCCTGGTCAATCTTTTAAGGGCTTGTATGACAAAATGAACATTGATCGAAAATATATGTCACGAACGCTTGAAGATGCGGGTACTTTAATTAATCCATTAATACCTTGGGGTGTCAGCGGTGCCTTTTTTGCCCAAACACTCGGAGTTCCTGTTCTCTCATACTTACCATTCGTATTCTTTTTATATTTATCACCACTTTTTTCGATTTTGTTTGGTTTTTTAAGTAATAAAAAAACTCAAGCATAA
- a CDS encoding universal stress protein codes for MKAFQHLVIAFDGSEDGKDALELGIHISKQLHSELSVVQIEKNNPSRENALEENMGYLANNSIFPIDDMRNYPAVPQPKNHADTGEADKKTLAFKSETRRLLDHHHIKGDVTVLYGEPSEAIISFATDHNADLIVVGSRNMSGLKRLLFGSVSEKISQRSNIPVLIAK; via the coding sequence ATGAAAGCTTTCCAGCATTTAGTAATAGCTTTTGATGGCTCTGAAGATGGGAAAGATGCTTTAGAGCTGGGGATTCATATCAGCAAGCAGCTCCATTCAGAACTATCTGTCGTTCAAATAGAAAAAAATAATCCATCTCGTGAAAATGCACTTGAAGAAAATATGGGATACCTCGCTAATAATAGTATCTTTCCAATTGATGATATGAGGAATTATCCAGCAGTGCCTCAACCAAAAAATCATGCTGATACAGGGGAAGCAGACAAAAAAACATTAGCATTTAAAAGTGAAACGAGACGACTATTAGATCATCATCATATTAAAGGAGATGTAACTGTCCTATATGGTGAGCCATCTGAAGCGATTATTTCCTTTGCAACAGATCATAATGCAGATCTAATCGTCGTAGGAAGCCGTAATATGAGCGGATTAAAGAGATTACTATTCGGAAGTGTGAGTGAAAAAATTTCACAACGTTCTAATATACCTGTATTAATTGCAAAATAA
- a CDS encoding YbjQ family protein has translation MIIVTTESVPGKKTIEYKGFVKGSTVQSKHIGKDIMAGLKTIVGGELKEYTEMMEEAREKAIERMVKNANANGANAIVGMRLESSSVMQNASEIIAYGTAVVVEV, from the coding sequence ATGATTATTGTAACTACTGAATCAGTACCTGGTAAAAAGACAATCGAATATAAGGGTTTTGTGAAGGGAAGTACCGTTCAATCGAAACATATCGGCAAGGATATCATGGCAGGGTTAAAGACAATTGTTGGCGGCGAGCTAAAAGAATATACTGAAATGATGGAAGAGGCTAGAGAAAAGGCTATTGAAAGAATGGTTAAAAATGCAAATGCAAATGGAGCTAATGCAATAGTCGGCATGAGATTGGAATCTTCTTCTGTTATGCAAAATGCCTCTGAAATTATTGCTTATGGAACAGCTGTAGTAGTGGAAGTATAA
- a CDS encoding alpha/beta-type small acid-soluble spore protein translates to MAQNNSNSNSSNQLLVPGASQAIDQMKYEIASEFGVNLGGETTSRANGSVGGEITKRLVSMAQQSMGGFTQQ, encoded by the coding sequence ATGGCACAAAACAATTCAAACAGCAATTCGTCTAATCAACTTTTAGTACCAGGTGCATCACAAGCGATTGATCAAATGAAATATGAAATCGCTTCTGAATTTGGTGTAAACCTAGGTGGAGAAACAACTTCTCGCGCTAACGGTTCTGTTGGTGGAGAAATCACAAAACGCCTAGTATCAATGGCTCAACAATCTATGGGCGGTTTTACTCAACAATAA
- a CDS encoding ABC transporter ATP-binding protein has product MAELKLENIYKIYDNKVTAVEDFNLHIKDKEFIVFVGPSGCGKSTTLRMVAGLEEISKGDFTIDGKRMNDVAPKDRDIAMVFQNYALYPHMNVYDNMAFGLKLRKLPKTEIDQRVKEAAKILGLEQYLDRKPKALSGGQRQRVALGRAIVRDAKVFLMDEPLSNLDAKLRVQMRAEISKLHQRLQTTTIYVTHDQTEAMTMATRLVVLKDGIIQQVGTPKEVYDKPENAFVGGFIGSPAMNFFKGTLSDGKFSFGKKSVTVPEGKMKYLREQGYVNKEVLLGVRPEDIHDEPVFIDASHGTKVTAKIEVAELMGAETMLYSEIDGQTFVARVDSRTDVKPGQSLDLALDMNKSHFFDVETDSRIRPAGEK; this is encoded by the coding sequence ATGGCAGAGTTAAAATTAGAAAATATTTATAAAATTTATGACAATAAAGTAACAGCTGTAGAAGATTTTAACCTACACATTAAAGACAAAGAGTTTATCGTATTCGTAGGGCCATCTGGTTGTGGTAAATCTACTACACTTCGTATGGTTGCAGGATTGGAAGAAATCTCCAAAGGCGATTTTACAATAGATGGAAAACGCATGAATGATGTTGCGCCAAAAGACCGTGACATTGCGATGGTATTCCAAAACTACGCGTTATATCCGCATATGAACGTGTATGATAATATGGCATTTGGATTAAAACTTCGTAAATTACCTAAAACTGAAATCGATCAGCGCGTAAAAGAAGCTGCAAAAATTCTTGGCCTTGAGCAATACTTAGATCGTAAACCAAAGGCATTATCTGGTGGTCAACGTCAGCGTGTAGCACTAGGCCGTGCAATCGTTCGTGATGCTAAAGTATTCTTAATGGATGAACCTTTATCAAACCTTGATGCTAAGCTTCGTGTCCAAATGCGCGCTGAAATTTCAAAGTTACACCAACGCTTACAAACGACAACGATTTATGTAACACATGACCAAACAGAAGCTATGACAATGGCTACTCGTCTAGTTGTTCTTAAAGATGGTATCATCCAGCAAGTTGGTACACCTAAAGAAGTATATGATAAGCCAGAAAATGCATTCGTTGGCGGATTTATCGGATCACCTGCAATGAACTTCTTCAAAGGTACCCTTTCAGATGGTAAATTCTCATTCGGTAAGAAATCTGTCACTGTTCCTGAGGGTAAAATGAAATATCTTCGTGAACAAGGCTATGTAAACAAAGAAGTTCTTTTAGGTGTTCGTCCTGAAGATATTCATGATGAGCCAGTTTTCATTGATGCTTCACACGGTACAAAAGTAACTGCTAAAATCGAAGTTGCTGAGCTAATGGGTGCAGAAACAATGCTTTACTCTGAAATTGATGGGCAAACATTTGTCGCACGTGTTGATTCACGTACAGATGTAAAACCAGGTCAATCACTTGATTTAGCACTTGATATGAACAAATCTCATTTCTTTGATGTTGAAACAGACAGCAGAATCCGCCCAGCTGGGGAAAAATAA
- a CDS encoding PucR family transcriptional regulator, translated as MLENLMRHYKEAFTTTYNPKDTTYEWFQTEIGQIFGILKTSLNDKEKDLLSSLFVPVVNQNNSHFTAAQSKWFDYLFTNTHTHQCPLPSEQTTLRFYYYYLKQPIDDKQSFEEAIKGIMNSDLVIWLSYSHGIIIEEKPSIHFEVELLKEVTAMLTADFYVEPYLYMGQLQKNDLDLKNKFMLEQNCFQTLFHSDIRKKASTFSEALPSLIMEDPTTIIKKDILSNQVIEALEDKELLQTIDAFLYANLNASSTAKKLFIHRNSLQYRLEKLLEKTGLDIRTFSNAAFIYIAIMLVQNRS; from the coding sequence ATGCTAGAAAATCTTATGCGTCATTATAAAGAGGCTTTTACGACAACATATAATCCAAAGGACACAACATATGAATGGTTTCAAACCGAGATTGGACAAATTTTTGGTATTCTTAAAACTTCTTTAAACGATAAAGAAAAAGACCTGCTTTCATCCTTGTTTGTCCCTGTAGTAAATCAAAATAATAGTCACTTTACAGCTGCTCAAAGTAAATGGTTTGATTATTTATTTACAAATACACACACACATCAATGCCCATTACCATCAGAACAAACAACACTACGATTTTACTATTATTATTTAAAACAACCGATAGATGATAAGCAGAGCTTTGAAGAAGCAATTAAGGGTATTATGAATTCGGATCTTGTCATTTGGTTGAGTTACTCACATGGTATTATTATCGAGGAAAAACCTTCTATTCATTTTGAAGTTGAATTATTGAAGGAAGTAACAGCTATGTTAACTGCTGATTTTTATGTAGAGCCTTATTTATATATGGGTCAGTTACAAAAAAACGATCTTGATTTGAAAAATAAATTTATGCTGGAGCAAAACTGCTTCCAAACATTGTTTCACTCCGATATTCGAAAAAAAGCCAGCACTTTTTCTGAAGCATTACCTTCGCTTATTATGGAGGATCCTACTACTATTATCAAAAAAGATATCCTTTCTAATCAAGTAATTGAAGCGCTAGAAGACAAAGAGCTTCTTCAGACGATTGATGCATTTTTATATGCTAATTTAAATGCTTCATCAACAGCAAAAAAACTTTTCATTCACAGGAATAGCCTTCAATACCGATTAGAAAAGCTACTAGAAAAGACAGGGTTGGACATTCGGACATTTTCAAATGCTGCTTTCATCTACATTGCCATCATGCTAGTGCAAAACAGAAGTTAA
- a CDS encoding YheE family protein, protein MITHFQYKALFKKANLPGWRISFYFRGAHYDGIYHKNGQIEWGSVPPPSENETDIQSQIHELMLFHVYD, encoded by the coding sequence TTGATTACCCACTTCCAATATAAAGCACTATTTAAAAAAGCAAACTTACCTGGATGGCGAATTTCCTTTTATTTTAGGGGAGCACACTACGATGGCATCTATCATAAAAATGGACAAATTGAATGGGGAAGTGTACCTCCTCCTTCAGAAAACGAAACAGACATTCAATCCCAAATCCATGAATTAATGCTATTTCATGTATATGATTAA
- a CDS encoding YheC/YheD family endospore coat-associated protein encodes MRKYKYFPLVGILASKGKKNNTFRGELAYFKSIQKELMSFGGLSFVFRTDDVHENYVNGFVYYETKEKWGKISFPFPDLIYNRVALRKEELTPPFLTLFHSYTQQNKPFFNPSFFNKWDSYQALSKSKRLVPYLPETWMYTTITDLLSKLNIYHSLFLKPVNGHKGKNIHQLTFENGQYSIWSNSNMSKYTYDEFTLFFGKHWKQNQYLIQKAIKTDTIDDCKFDLRILCIYENGSHKISGIGVRKAAKNSIITHIPNGGSIVSFQEVKHKCSPLQLNWLAETVGAELARFYGFIGEFSMDIGLTPNGNPFIFEVNSKPMIFDENAIQTNRITRLVELFNELANTTITYKKDF; translated from the coding sequence ATGAGGAAATATAAGTACTTTCCCCTTGTCGGCATTCTTGCTAGTAAAGGAAAGAAGAACAATACTTTTCGCGGTGAACTAGCTTATTTTAAATCTATTCAAAAGGAACTTATGTCATTTGGGGGATTATCATTTGTTTTCAGAACAGATGATGTACATGAAAATTATGTTAATGGATTTGTCTATTATGAAACAAAAGAAAAATGGGGGAAGATTTCCTTCCCCTTTCCTGATCTCATCTACAATAGAGTTGCTTTAAGAAAAGAAGAACTAACACCTCCGTTTTTAACACTTTTTCATTCATACACTCAACAAAATAAGCCCTTTTTTAATCCGAGCTTTTTTAATAAATGGGATAGTTATCAAGCTCTTTCCAAGTCAAAACGATTAGTACCTTATTTACCTGAAACATGGATGTACACCACCATAACTGATTTATTATCAAAATTAAACATCTATCATTCTCTTTTCCTGAAGCCGGTAAATGGTCATAAAGGAAAAAATATTCATCAGCTTACCTTTGAGAATGGACAATATTCTATTTGGTCAAATTCAAATATGAGCAAGTATACCTATGATGAATTCACGCTATTTTTTGGCAAGCATTGGAAGCAAAATCAATATCTTATCCAAAAAGCCATAAAAACAGATACAATTGATGACTGTAAATTTGATCTAAGAATCCTTTGCATATATGAGAATGGATCCCATAAAATTTCAGGAATTGGTGTACGTAAAGCAGCTAAGAACTCAATTATTACACATATCCCTAACGGGGGCTCTATTGTTTCCTTTCAGGAAGTTAAGCATAAATGTTCTCCCCTTCAGCTAAACTGGTTAGCCGAAACAGTTGGTGCTGAACTTGCAAGATTCTATGGTTTTATTGGTGAATTTTCTATGGATATCGGTTTAACACCAAATGGTAATCCCTTCATTTTTGAAGTGAATTCCAAACCAATGATTTTTGATGAGAATGCGATCCAAACAAATCGAATCACAAGATTAGTAGAGCTCTTCAATGAGTTGGCTAATACTACCATTACATACAAGAAGGATTTTTAA
- a CDS encoding YheC/YheD family endospore coat-associated protein, with the protein MNKLYTIQTTNSTDHKIHLPITTTIFGRIHTVSFGTLFLPCEITYSDELNQSILLPQELADQLHFPSEGKTNLIFNEGTLHLGPLIGIFTAGFTESTLRPIGERSLFFAKFLSLDQSIGLFTFVFGAHHINWDDGTITGYTYGKNGWQQGTFPFPNAVYDRLPNRRIENHQALKLVKKRLTEEYAIPWYNPGFFNKWAIHKLLIQDSRAAIYLPATFHTPTISQMEEMLATYQSIYLKPANGSLGLGVYQIMYSKEENQYYSRYRDDKEINRLRKYPSLEHFLKAAFKDKLLSSYLAQQGIKLIRLDGKPIDFRVHTNKDEHGAWKVTALAAKVAGKGSVTTHINNGGVVKTLEEIYENPQERVRALHDLTEAAIILSKCIDDNIKGFIGEIGFDFGIDQYGKIWMFEANSKPGRSIFCHPELRDADILSRKASLEYGLFLAKMAIFHPEELIHEEI; encoded by the coding sequence ATGAATAAACTTTATACCATCCAGACAACAAATTCAACAGATCACAAAATTCACTTACCAATTACAACAACTATATTTGGTCGTATTCATACTGTCTCGTTTGGAACGTTATTTCTTCCTTGTGAAATAACTTACAGTGATGAATTAAATCAAAGTATTCTTTTGCCACAAGAATTAGCTGATCAATTGCATTTTCCAAGTGAGGGAAAAACAAATCTTATCTTCAACGAAGGCACACTACACTTAGGTCCCTTAATTGGCATATTCACTGCTGGATTTACTGAATCAACTCTTCGTCCTATCGGAGAACGTTCACTCTTTTTTGCAAAATTTTTATCCCTTGATCAATCAATTGGACTGTTTACATTTGTATTCGGTGCACATCATATTAATTGGGATGACGGTACAATTACAGGGTATACATATGGGAAGAATGGTTGGCAACAAGGCACCTTTCCATTCCCAAATGCTGTATATGACCGCTTGCCAAATCGGCGTATTGAAAACCATCAAGCACTTAAACTAGTTAAAAAACGGTTAACAGAGGAATATGCGATTCCGTGGTATAATCCAGGCTTTTTTAATAAATGGGCCATTCATAAGCTCTTGATTCAAGATAGTCGTGCTGCAATATACTTACCGGCAACATTCCACACTCCTACTATTAGTCAAATGGAAGAGATGTTAGCAACCTACCAAAGTATATATTTAAAGCCTGCAAACGGCAGTTTGGGTTTAGGTGTCTATCAGATTATGTATTCAAAGGAAGAGAATCAATACTATTCCCGTTACCGAGATGATAAAGAAATTAATCGCTTAAGAAAATATCCTTCGCTCGAACATTTCTTAAAAGCGGCATTTAAAGATAAACTTCTTTCAAGCTATTTAGCGCAACAAGGAATTAAGCTTATTCGGCTAGATGGAAAGCCGATTGATTTTAGGGTGCACACAAATAAGGATGAACATGGAGCTTGGAAGGTAACTGCACTTGCAGCAAAGGTTGCGGGAAAAGGAAGTGTAACGACACATATAAATAATGGCGGAGTTGTAAAAACCCTAGAAGAAATCTATGAAAATCCACAAGAAAGAGTACGTGCCCTTCATGATTTGACAGAGGCAGCGATTATCTTAAGTAAATGCATTGATGATAATATAAAAGGATTTATCGGTGAAATAGGTTTTGACTTTGGTATTGACCAATACGGAAAAATATGGATGTTTGAAGCTAACTCAAAACCTGGAAGATCCATTTTTTGCCACCCAGAACTAAGGGATGCTGATATCCTCTCACGAAAGGCTTCTCTGGAATATGGGTTATTTTTGGCAAAAATGGCCATCTTCCATCCTGAGGAATTGATCCATGAGGAAATATAA